The Oryzias melastigma strain HK-1 linkage group LG13, ASM292280v2, whole genome shotgun sequence genome window below encodes:
- the zgc:162730 gene encoding mRNA decay activator protein ZFP36L1, which produces MFDDILAMNIRKLALSDGLLPAQSHVKVSEDRQLSGSASSFFFPSSQLSSSSLSLSTEQVNTSESESSLMSPNVWSHAPVSSQKEPSFRPDRSISLTESSSDLVSFFEQLRTRELFPRCPSSTVAPPPGFPPSSNLPPQVQPMLLSNRYKTELCRGFQETGSCKYGSKCQFAHGEAELRGLYRHPKYKTEPCRTFYNFGYCPYGPRCHFIHEEKIAGAPLTSSKFQRKPIPSSSCGHNPRHQLRQSLSFAGFMGSLRSSSPPSLSSTFNDVNLAFSRAPSVSPPPDPLSPVFGDSVHREATAFQFDNRQFGTSAGDMHSIPLAPEPKVSRSNSSLMFTSMEDGPHQDSSTLFPSFGDHKGLVKSPGLQRFSSEDSLEDSYSSSSSSGTNSPTFDKSANKRLTVFERLSLSD; this is translated from the exons ATGTTCGACGATATTCTTGCAATG AACATTCGAAAGCTGGCTTTGAGCGATGGCTTGCTCCCTGCACAGTCTCACGTCAAAGTCTCAGAGGACAGGCAGCTGAGCGGGTCGGCCTCTTCCTTCTTCTTCCCCTCCTCCCAGCTCTCCTCTTCGAGCCTTAGCTTGAGCACTGAGCAAGTCAATACCAGCGAGAGTGAGAGCTCCTTGATGTCCCCCAATGTGTGGAGCCACGCTCCTGTCTCAAGCCAAAAGGAGCCCTCCTTCCGTCCCGATCGCTCCATAAGCCTGACTGAGTCGAGCAGCGAcctggtttctttttttgagcAGCTTAGGACCAGGGAGCTGTTTCCTCGCTGCCCTTCCTCTACTGTGGCGCCCCCTCCGGGGTTCCCACCCTCGTCAAACCTTCCACCTCAAGTTCAGCCGATGCTGTTGTCTAACCGTTACAAAACTGAGCTGTGCCGTGGCTTCCAAGAGACCGGCAGCTGCAAGTATGGCAGTAAGTGCCAGTTTGCCCATGGAGAGGCAGAACTACGTGGACTTTACCGTCACCCTAAGTATAAGACGGAGCCCTGCAGAACCTTCTACAACTTTGGCTATTGTCCCTATGGCCCACGCTGCCACTTcattcatgaagagaaaattgCCGGGGCGCCTCTAACGTCCAGCAAATTCCAGCGCAAGCCAATCCCATCATCATCTTGTGGCCACAACCCTCGTCACCAGCTCAGGCAAAGTCTCAGCTTTGCTGGCTTCATGGGCTCACTGCGCAGCTCGTCTCCCCCATCGCTTTCTTCAACCTTCAATGATGTCAACCTGGCATTTAGCCGCGCTCCCTCTGTTTCTCCTCCTCCCGATCCCCTCTCTCCAGTATTTGGAGACTCAGTGCACCGGGAGGCAACAGCCTTCCAGTTTGACAACCGTCAATTTGGCACCAGCGCTGGTGACATGCACAGCATTCCACTCGCCCCAGAGCCAAAAGTGTCGCGCTCTAACAGCAGTCTTATGTTCACCAGCATGGAGGACGGGCCTCACCAAGACAGCAGCACACTGTTTCCTAGCTTTGGTGACCACAAAGGACTTGTGAAGTCTCCTGGATTGCAACGTTTCTCTTCTGAGGATTCCCTGGAGGACAgctacagcagcagcagctccagcggAACAAACTCTCCAACATTTGATAAATCTGCCAACAAGAGACTGACAGTTTTTGAGCGGCTGTCCCTGTCTGACTAA